In the Sediminibacter sp. Hel_I_10 genome, one interval contains:
- the nhaA gene encoding Na+/H+ antiporter NhaA translates to MPNITTHLKTFFAKDASTGILLILATVAALIVANTPLRHSYHHFMELEFTLGFENLNISKSIHHWVNDGLMALFFLLVGLEIKGELKFGRLNAFSSAIFPVVAAISGAIFPALIFWILNQDTQYIDGWAIPMATDIAFVIGIIAVLGSRVPSWVKVFVTTIAVVDDLIAILIIAIFYTDQVNWTALGIAGICVLVLLLFNYRKVNRLTPYLFVGFFLWWAILASGIHATIAGVIVAFTIPLHREWKLEQIKDFANKGFRLFEKAKDETLAYTTGQAHYYLEKTQREMEAPLKRLERKLHDPVYFFIMPLFAFVNAGIFMDAEVLGQAFQTTITWGVILGLFVGKPLGILFAIWILLTFFYKDMPTSPTIWKVLFGVSLLCGIGFTMSLFIANLSFNDATLLQDAKMGILMASLVSGSLGYYILYRSTKQPEAIEGGTLGLGNTPEED, encoded by the coding sequence ATGCCAAACATTACCACCCACCTCAAAACGTTTTTCGCAAAGGATGCCTCTACGGGAATTCTACTCATTTTAGCTACGGTTGCAGCATTGATTGTCGCCAATACGCCTTTAAGGCATAGCTACCATCATTTTATGGAACTGGAATTTACCTTGGGATTTGAGAATTTGAATATTTCAAAATCGATTCACCATTGGGTTAATGACGGGTTGATGGCCTTGTTTTTTCTGTTGGTGGGTCTTGAAATTAAGGGAGAACTTAAATTTGGGAGACTTAACGCATTCAGCTCTGCCATATTCCCTGTAGTTGCTGCTATTTCCGGTGCTATTTTTCCCGCATTGATATTTTGGATCTTAAATCAAGATACACAGTATATCGATGGCTGGGCCATTCCTATGGCAACCGATATTGCCTTTGTTATCGGGATTATTGCAGTTCTAGGATCACGCGTACCATCTTGGGTAAAGGTTTTTGTAACCACCATTGCTGTGGTAGATGATCTTATAGCCATACTCATCATCGCTATTTTTTATACAGATCAAGTCAACTGGACAGCCTTAGGTATTGCTGGTATCTGTGTTTTGGTGCTCTTGCTGTTTAATTATCGCAAGGTCAATAGGCTCACACCTTATCTTTTTGTTGGTTTTTTTCTGTGGTGGGCCATATTAGCATCGGGAATACACGCTACAATCGCTGGGGTTATTGTGGCGTTTACGATACCGTTACATCGAGAATGGAAATTAGAACAAATCAAGGATTTTGCAAATAAGGGATTTCGTCTGTTTGAGAAAGCCAAAGATGAGACACTGGCCTACACCACTGGCCAGGCACACTATTATTTAGAAAAAACCCAACGCGAAATGGAAGCTCCATTAAAGCGTTTGGAGCGAAAACTTCACGATCCTGTTTACTTTTTTATCATGCCGCTGTTTGCCTTTGTAAATGCTGGTATTTTTATGGATGCCGAAGTATTGGGTCAGGCCTTCCAAACCACGATTACCTGGGGCGTTATTTTAGGACTATTTGTAGGGAAACCTTTGGGTATTTTATTCGCCATTTGGATTTTATTGACCTTTTTCTATAAAGACATGCCAACATCCCCAACCATATGGAAGGTGTTGTTTGGAGTGAGCTTACTCTGCGGCATCGGCTTCACCATGTCTTTGTTTATAGCCAACTTATCGTTTAATGACGCTACCTTGCTTCAAGATGCTAAAATGGGAATTTTGATGGCCTCTCTAGTGAGTGGCTCTTTAGGATATTACATACTTTATAGAAGTACAAAACAACCTGAGGCTATTGAAGGCGGTACTTTAGGACTTGGAAATACCCCAGAAGAGGACTAA
- a CDS encoding DUF5694 domain-containing protein: MTIKTILLVFIFTIIIANKASAQDNEKIDILLVGFDHLSQMDNGTATSDIFSSKKQKEIILLTEKLKSFAADMILVEKEASEQKTLDSLYRSFVKGNIQLSNIENGASETFQVGFRLARMLQLNRVFGIDHYESTSQSLLDSGKNIDVFKNGLGALINIARPLKKSVQKDSLSIYEYIKIMNQPEMINLSYNALFNLPAYVIEGEFSENGTNTVDIGSIDNRYIGAEYITLFYNRNLKIYSNILNTQLDQNSKRIILIMGQLHIGVLMDLLKHNSRYNVRDISDYLD; this comes from the coding sequence ATGACTATTAAAACCATACTATTAGTCTTCATTTTTACGATAATCATTGCAAATAAGGCATCGGCTCAAGACAATGAAAAAATTGATATTCTCTTGGTAGGTTTTGATCATTTAAGCCAAATGGATAATGGTACCGCAACATCTGATATTTTCAGCTCAAAAAAGCAAAAGGAGATCATATTGCTTACTGAAAAGTTAAAGTCATTTGCAGCAGATATGATCTTGGTGGAAAAAGAAGCGAGTGAACAAAAGACCTTGGACAGTTTGTACCGGTCTTTTGTTAAAGGTAATATCCAACTTTCTAATATTGAAAATGGAGCATCTGAAACTTTTCAAGTGGGATTTCGATTGGCCCGAATGCTACAACTCAATAGGGTGTTTGGCATTGATCATTACGAATCTACCTCACAGTCATTGTTGGATTCTGGTAAAAACATTGATGTTTTTAAAAATGGATTGGGAGCGTTAATCAACATCGCCCGTCCGTTAAAGAAAAGTGTTCAAAAGGATAGTCTCTCCATCTATGAATACATCAAAATTATGAATCAGCCTGAGATGATAAATCTCTCTTATAACGCTCTTTTTAATTTGCCTGCGTATGTGATTGAGGGTGAATTTTCGGAAAATGGAACCAATACGGTCGACATTGGAAGTATTGATAATAGATACATTGGGGCTGAGTACATCACTTTGTTTTACAATAGAAATTTAAAGATCTATTCAAATATTTTGAATACGCAATTAGACCAAAACTCAAAACGAATTATTTTAATAATGGGTCAATTGCACATTGGTGTGTTAATGGATTTACTCAAGCATAACTCTAGATATAATGTTAGGGACATTTCTGATTACTTAGATTAA